A genomic window from Silene latifolia isolate original U9 population chromosome Y, ASM4854445v1, whole genome shotgun sequence includes:
- the LOC141632437 gene encoding protein FAR1-RELATED SEQUENCE 5-like: MDADSTDINMQKDSSTVTQPHSTPIVQEQPNPQPNNQLVLSHTPNGGERWMRVVEHKFRPTIGAVFASLEAGIKFYEVYARACGFTPRKHSTKTLRGGVAHQKFVVCNRQGFRESKPNKQRPGTKDNENMGDGSSTASSVTRRVKITRIGCRAYVDLPIYMALMAQTMIDEKTLILDNSKLNIGAGLTFRQVKELVNGYENIGATLIDFKNFQRDIKCYIGLRDADLFIDRLEKLKATQPQFYFAYDVDPQNRLTKFFWADATCIRNYSFFGDLCELRPYLL; encoded by the exons ATGGATGCAGATTCTACCGACATTAACATGCAAAAAG ACTCAAGTACTGTCACTCAACCCCATTCTACGCCAATTGTCCAAGAGCAACCCAATCCTCAACCAAATAATCAGCTTGTTCTATCTCACACGCCTAATGGAGGTGAGCGCTGGATGCGTGTGGTTGAGCACAAGTTTAGACCTACCATTGGTGCAGTTTTCGCCTCCCTTGAGGCTGGAATCAAGTTCTACGAGGTTTATGCTCGGGCATGTGGATTTACCCCTCGGAAGCACAGTACGAAAACACTACGAGGTGGTGTTGCACACCAAAAATTCGTAGTCTGCAACCGTCAAGGGTTCAGGGAATCTAAACCAAACAAACAGCGTCCCGGAACCAAGGATAATGAGAATATGGGTGATGGTTCGTCCACAGCTAGTTCAGTTACACGGCGAGTTAAAATCACAAGAATTGGATGCCGAGCGTACGTCGATTTGCCCATCTACATGGCCTTGATGGCCCAAACTATGATTGACGA GAAGACGCTTATCTTGGACAACTCCAAGTTGAATATTGGCGCTGGATTGACCTTTAGACAGGTTAAGGAACTTGTCAATGGGTATGAAAATATCGGTGCTAcattgatagattttaagaactttcaaagAGATATCAAGTGCTACATTGGGTTACGAGATGCTGACCTTTTCATCGATCGACTCGAGAAACTCAAAGCGACCCAACCCCAGTTTTACTTCGCCTATGATGTTGATCCGCAAAACCGTCTAACAAAATTCTTTTGGGCTGATGCTACATGTATTAGAAACTACTCATTCTTTGGGGATCTTTGTGAGCTTCGACCCTACTTACTTTAA